The segment GTGGGAATATGCGGATTCTGAGGAGAGGGTGAAGAGGGGAAGATTGGAGGATTGCCACGCTCGAAAACAGACCCAAATTTCAACTCCCCATGAGTGAAGCTGCCCCGAGCCTGCCGTCCCTGTCCCAACGCCTGATGGAGTTTGCTGGAGAGGATCTGAATGCCATCGTTGAAGAACGCGAGTACATCGCCCAACTTCACCTCATCATCACCGCGTGGAATCTCTCCATTGCACCGGGCCATCCCAAGCTCACCCAGCGCTTCGACAATGCCGTGTTGCAAAGCCCCCCAGAGATTCGCGTCCTCGCCGAGGCGCGCATTGCCGACTTGGTGGAGCGTAAAAAGAAGCTGTTTCCTGACGACACACGCGTGATCATCGACGCACGCCTGCGCAAGACTCCGACCGGAGTCGCGCTGGAGACGAAGAGCTACGACTACACGGTCCACGGAGACAAGGGACTGTAGGAACAGGCTGAACCGGGACGGAGAAGACACCGGGTCGATTCCTCGGTCTTTCTGCGTGCCTGTGTGGATCCGGCACGGCAGTGAACGCGGTTTGTGATTAATATATCTAATCTTCCCCCGCGCGATTGGAGGTAAAACTGCAACCTTGAGGGAGAAGTCAGGCTAATCCTTGAGCCAATTGACACCCGCGGCGTTGGCCTTTGTGCTAAACCCTTACCGCCATGAGTGACAAGAGCCTGCCTTTTTCCCTGAACGAACTGGACGCCATCGCCGCCAAGGTCCCGACTCCCTTCCATCTCTATGATGAGCAGGGAATGCGTCGGAATGCCAAGGCGTTCGCGGCTGCGTTTTCCTGGGTGCCCGGTGGCTTCAAGAACTACTACGCGGTGAAGGCGCTTCCCAATCCGCACGTCCTTGAGGTGCTGAAACAGGAGGGGATGGGCGGCGACTGCTCCTCTTTTGCGGAGTTGCAGCTGTGCGATGCAGTGGGAATTCGCGGTGAGTCGATTGTGTTTACCTCCAACGACACGCCTGCCTACGAGTATCAGCGTGCAGCGGAACTGGGCGCGATCATCAACCTGGATGACATCAGCCATATCTCGTACCTCGAGAAGGCACTGGGAGGCAAACTTCCGGAGATGCTGTGCTTCCGCTACAACCCGGGCAAACTGAAGGAAGGTAACGCCATCATCGGCAAACCTGAGGAGGCCAAGTATGGCTTCACCCGCGAGCAATTATTCGCGGGTTATCGCCTGGCGAAGGAGAAGGGAGTGAAGCGATTCGGCCTCCACACGATGGTTGCCTCAAATGAGCTCAACCCAACTTACTTTGTCGAAACCGCTCAGATGCTGTTCGATCTGGTGGTCGAGTTGAATGCGGCTCTCGGAATTCGTTTTGATTTCCTCAATCTCGGCGGCGGCATTGGAATTCCTTATCGCCCCGGCCAAAAGCCCGTCGATCTGGCATGGGTGGGCGAGCACATCCGCCAGGCCTATGAGAAGACACTCGTTTCACGCGGCCTCGGCCCGGTGCGGATCGCGATGGAGTGCGGCCGAATGGTCACCGGACCTTACGGTTTCCTCGTCTCGCGCGTGCTTCACAAAAAGGCGATCTACAAGGACTACGTCGGGCTCGACGCCTGCATGGCGAATTTGATGCGACCGGGAATGTATGGGTCGTACCACCACATCAGCGTTCCCGCTCGTGCGAACGGCGCGCGCAAGGTGTACGACGTCACGGGCTCGCTTTGTGAAAACAACGACAAGTTTGCCATCGACCGTGAGATTCCCGACCCGGAGCTCGGCGACCTGGTTGTGATCCACGACACCGGTGCCCACGGGCACGCCATGGGTTTCAACTACAATGGAAAGCTTCGCTCAGCCGAAATTCTTTGGAAGGGTGGGACGGAGTTCAAAGTGATCCGCCGCGCTGAAACGCTCGCCGACCACTTTGCCACTCTCGACTACCCCGGCTTGAAGTAACCCTGAAGGGGTTACCTCCGCCTGACGCGTTCCTTTTCGGCGTCGCGCTCCTCCTCCAGACGGGCGCGTTCCGAAGCGATCTGTTTTTCCACCGCGCGCACGGCTTCGGCACTGCCCTCGGTCAGGGCCGCATCGAGCTGTTGCTTGAGAAAGATCTCACGTTCGGCCAGCTTGCCTTTGTACACGCGGTCAATCTCGGCGAGTTGTTCCTTCTGTTCCGGGGTGAGAGGCTTGTTCGCGTTCGGATCGGACTTCGCGAGGCGTTCCATGGCAAGTTCGTAGGCGCTTTTCATGGAGACCAATCAATTGAATCTGGCGCCAAAAACAAGCGTGACCGCCACCACCACCCAGGGCGCCAGCCAAGCCCATCGGGCGGGTCTCCATTGCAGCTTGTATCCCACTAGCAGCAGGCCCACGCAGGTCGCCAGGACAACATAGCCCAGCTGCTGCGACACAAATTGAGCCTCACGGTAGCCACCGATTGTCGCACGCCAGGAATCAAGAAGCCAGAGGCAAAGCTGGATGACCACCGCGCTTGCGTGATTGAAGAATTCGCCGATGAACGTGGCGCCACACGCGCCGGCAGCCAGCGAGATCATTCCGCCAACGATGGCCAGTGACGACAGTGGAATCAGGACCAGGTTGGCCGCCAGTCCCCCGGGCGTGACGAGATGAAAGTAATGGAGGGTGCACACCTCGCCGATGAGGGAGGCGGCCAGGCCAAGGCTGAGGGCCGACGTGAGCTGTCGCGCAGCCCATTGGCAGCAACGGTGTAGCGGTGTGAGGAGTAGGGCGGGCGTGCGCTCGAACGGCTGCCAGCGGTCCGCCCAGGCCGTATGGAGCGGCTGGCCGAGGAGGATCAGGCTCGCGACTATGCCATAGGAGTATTGGAAACTCGCCGAGAAAAGCTGCAAGGGATCGGTGACAAGGCTCACAAGCGCCGCCACGCAAAGTGCAGACAGGGGATTCGGACGTCGCTCCAGCGCCCGGCCCATTTCGAGGGCCGCGACCATCCAAAAGGCCCGCACTGCAGCGGGGCTTCCCCCGGTCAGAAACACATAGGCGGCCAGGAGTGGAATCAGCACGGCAACACGAACCTGCAACGGCAACCGGATCAGTACGGTGTGCATCACGAGCGCGACGACGCCAATATGCAGCCCGCTCACTGAGAACAGGTGCATCGTGCCCGTCTGGGCGAAAAGAGTCTTCTGGTCCTCGGTGAGGGCGCTTACCTCTCCGAGGAGCAAGCCGTGATACACGGAGACGAGAGTCGGATGCGCCGAAAGACCGGCCGCCAGCCACCCTTCGCAGGCGGCAAACGCCTGTTGCTGCCAGCTTCTCAGCCGAGACGGCGGCGCCAGCTGCTTCACGAGGTTACCGCGCCGCGCGCGAAGGTTTACCCCGCCTGAGACCAGGTAACCCTCGAAGGTATCGGGCGGCGAGTCATCCGGCAGGAACTCTGCCACGCCCCACATCCGCCACGTCTCGCCCTGCCGAATGCCCGCGCCAACCGGCAGGCGAAGCGAAAATGCCACCCGCTGGCCACGCCAGTCGGCAGGGGCATCCGTTTTCTGAATACGCGCGATTCCGCTTGCGCGCCCCGGCTTTGCTTTCGGGAACACGCGTTCGATGGTCACGTCGGCATGGATGGCGCGAGCCGGCAGCCCGTCGAATTCCGGCGAACGCCGACGTTCGTCAACGCAGCGACCGAAACCGGCAAGCCCTGCAGCCGTGATCAGCAGAGGCACGAAGTGCCAAACGCGTTCCCGGCGCAGCAAGGCCAGCGCTCCGAACACTCCGGCGAGCACAAGCCAGAGGCCCGGCGAGGTGTCGTTTGGGAAACACCGCGCCGCCACCAACCCGCCCGAGTAGGGTACCAGAACCCATAGGAACGGCGCCCGATGCCGCATACCGCGCTCCACCATGACCTCCCTAGACGCTCCTCCACCGGGCCGGTTACAGGATTTCGTGCTTTTCCGGCGTCGCGCCGCGGCTCACGCTCCTGGCGATGGCATCGGACACTGATCTCTTCGGTTTCGCAGACGAGCCGCGCGAACCGCTCGCGCGCGTTCCGCGACCCGACCAGCCCCTCGCCGCGCGCATGAGGCCTCAAAGCCTGTCTGAGATTGCGGGGCAGGAGCACCTCACGCGGGACGGGGCGCTTCTCCCCAAGCTCATTGCGACGAATCGTTTTGGGAGCCTCATCTTCTATGGGCCGCCCGGGTGCGGAAAGACGAGTTTTGCTGAAGTGATCGCGCGGGAAACCCGGTGTCGTTTCGTCCGGATCAACGCGGTTCTCTCCAATGCGGCCGAGCTCCGCGAGGTCCTAGCCGGCGCCAGGCGCCGCACAGACGGTCCGACCATTCTCTTCATCGACGAGTTGCACCGCTTCAACAAGGCGCAGCAGGATCTCCTCCTGCCTGATGTGGAGGAGGGCCATGTGAGACTCATCGGAGCGACCACGCACAACCCGGGCTTTTACGTCAATCCGCCGCTGCTGAGTCGCAGCCACCTTTTCCGCCTGGAACCTCTGGGGACCGGGGCAGTCGTGCAGGTGCTGCGCCGCGCCCTCGACGACACGGTGCGTGGTCTGGGCAGTCGTCGGTGCCGCGCGAGTGACTCCATTTTGGAGGCCCTGGCAAACCTGTGTGATGGCGACCTGAGGCGTGCCCTCAATTCTCTTGAAGTGATTGTCCTCAGCCTCCCGGAAGGCGCGGAAGTCACGGAGGAGGAGCTCAAGAGCTTTGCCCGTGAGCGACGAATTCGCTACGATGCGGATGAGGACGAGCACTACGACACGATCTCGGTCTTCATCAAGAGTTGCCGCGGGAGCGATCCCGACGCCGCCCTGTACTGGCTCGCCAAGATGCTCGCCGGCGGCGAGGACCCGCGCTTCATCGCGCGCCGGCTGGTGATCCTGGCCTCGGAGGACGTCGGGCTCGCCGATCCCCTCGCGCTGCCGCTCGCCGTCGCGGCGCACCAGGCGTGCGACTTCGTTGGGTATCCGGAATGTGAATACGCACTCGCGCATGCGACGCTCTACATCGCGCTCGCGCAAAAGAGCAATTCGGCGACCCTCGCGCTGATGGCTGCGAAGCAGGCGGTGGCCGAAGGCCCCGTGCAGGCGGTGCCGCTGCCATTTCGCGACAAGGGCGGGCAGGCGAGCAAACGCGCCGGGCACGGCAAAGGTTATCTTTATTCGCATGACTTTCCCGAGAACATCTCCGGCCAGCACTACCTGGAGAAACCCCTCTCGCTGTATGACCCGAAGACGCTGGGAATGGAGGCCAAGCTCGCCGAGCGCCTCCAACGCTGGCGTGACCTGCGCGACACACTTCAAAAGAAATCGTGAATAGCGCGGTGGCACCTTGCGACATGCGCTCGAAAGAGCAAAGTGGGGCCAGAAAACCAAAGCCTCAAAGACCAAGCCGCGAGAACGACCGCGTCGGGATCCTCTAATCCTCTAGTCCTCCGGTCCTCCAATCCTTTTCTTCCAAACCCCTTCGACCTCGCTCACCCTCGGCTCCCTGCTTACCCCGCTTACCACCCATGCTTCCTG is part of the Opitutaceae bacterium genome and harbors:
- a CDS encoding diaminopimelate decarboxylase → MSDKSLPFSLNELDAIAAKVPTPFHLYDEQGMRRNAKAFAAAFSWVPGGFKNYYAVKALPNPHVLEVLKQEGMGGDCSSFAELQLCDAVGIRGESIVFTSNDTPAYEYQRAAELGAIINLDDISHISYLEKALGGKLPEMLCFRYNPGKLKEGNAIIGKPEEAKYGFTREQLFAGYRLAKEKGVKRFGLHTMVASNELNPTYFVETAQMLFDLVVELNAALGIRFDFLNLGGGIGIPYRPGQKPVDLAWVGEHIRQAYEKTLVSRGLGPVRIAMECGRMVTGPYGFLVSRVLHKKAIYKDYVGLDACMANLMRPGMYGSYHHISVPARANGARKVYDVTGSLCENNDKFAIDREIPDPELGDLVVIHDTGAHGHAMGFNYNGKLRSAEILWKGGTEFKVIRRAETLADHFATLDYPGLK
- a CDS encoding replication-associated recombination protein A yields the protein MASDTDLFGFADEPREPLARVPRPDQPLAARMRPQSLSEIAGQEHLTRDGALLPKLIATNRFGSLIFYGPPGCGKTSFAEVIARETRCRFVRINAVLSNAAELREVLAGARRRTDGPTILFIDELHRFNKAQQDLLLPDVEEGHVRLIGATTHNPGFYVNPPLLSRSHLFRLEPLGTGAVVQVLRRALDDTVRGLGSRRCRASDSILEALANLCDGDLRRALNSLEVIVLSLPEGAEVTEEELKSFARERRIRYDADEDEHYDTISVFIKSCRGSDPDAALYWLAKMLAGGEDPRFIARRLVILASEDVGLADPLALPLAVAAHQACDFVGYPECEYALAHATLYIALAQKSNSATLALMAAKQAVAEGPVQAVPLPFRDKGGQASKRAGHGKGYLYSHDFPENISGQHYLEKPLSLYDPKTLGMEAKLAERLQRWRDLRDTLQKKS
- a CDS encoding ComEC/Rec2 family competence protein; protein product: MVERGMRHRAPFLWVLVPYSGGLVAARCFPNDTSPGLWLVLAGVFGALALLRRERVWHFVPLLITAAGLAGFGRCVDERRRSPEFDGLPARAIHADVTIERVFPKAKPGRASGIARIQKTDAPADWRGQRVAFSLRLPVGAGIRQGETWRMWGVAEFLPDDSPPDTFEGYLVSGGVNLRARRGNLVKQLAPPSRLRSWQQQAFAACEGWLAAGLSAHPTLVSVYHGLLLGEVSALTEDQKTLFAQTGTMHLFSVSGLHIGVVALVMHTVLIRLPLQVRVAVLIPLLAAYVFLTGGSPAAVRAFWMVAALEMGRALERRPNPLSALCVAALVSLVTDPLQLFSASFQYSYGIVASLILLGQPLHTAWADRWQPFERTPALLLTPLHRCCQWAARQLTSALSLGLAASLIGEVCTLHYFHLVTPGGLAANLVLIPLSSLAIVGGMISLAAGACGATFIGEFFNHASAVVIQLCLWLLDSWRATIGGYREAQFVSQQLGYVVLATCVGLLLVGYKLQWRPARWAWLAPWVVVAVTLVFGARFN